Sequence from the Eleutherodactylus coqui strain aEleCoq1 chromosome 13, aEleCoq1.hap1, whole genome shotgun sequence genome:
tatatcaggggtcagtacagagatgtctgccatcatctattatacccaggactgtaacaagggggagctctaataactatgtatagatatatcaggggacagtacagagatctctcccatcatctatcataccaaggactgtaacaagggggcgctctaataactatgtatagatatatcaggggtcagtacagagatcactcccatcatctatcataccaaggactgtaacaagggggcgctctaataactatgtatagatatatcaggggtcagtacagagatgtctgccatcatctattatacccaggactgtaacaagggggagctctaataactatgtatagatatatcaggggtcagtacagagatctctcctatcagcTATcttacctaggactgtaacaagggggcgctctaataactgtgtatagatatatcagaggacaatactgagatctctcccatcgtctattatacccaggactgtaacaagggggcgctctaataaccatgtataaatatatcaggggtcagtacagagatctcttgcattatctattatacccaggactgtaacaagggagggCTCTAAtaactgtatgtatgtatgtatgtatgtatgtatgtgtatgtatgtgtgtatgtatatgtgtgtatgtatgtgtgtgtgtgtgtgtatatatatatatatatatatatatatatatatatatatatatatatatatatatatatatatatatatatatatatatatatatatatatatatatatatatatataatcagagGACAATActgagatctcccccatcatgtttttaaatccaggactgtgactgtaacaagggggcgctctctacatctacaggaaggaaggtttctacacaacatagaagggattctttactgtaagagcagtgagactatggaactctctgcctgcggaCGCGGTGATGGAGAATTTGATAACAGAGTATAAGAGGTTCTGGATGACTTACTTtggtgttacaatattacatgttatatctctgattactcaggagggtcggtgatccggggataattccgattaccagattggagtcgggaaggcatTTTGTTACTTACAGTTGGGATATTTTTTTCCAGCCTTACAAACTCTCTTACTTTGTCTTTATAAtcaaatgaaattaaaaaaatcggaaaaatgtgaatttcaaCTAATTGTTCTTTCTTCTTCTCGTAGTAACGGTGCAGATATCAGAAGGTAAGAACAGCTGTTATTTGGCATCGTACAGAAGACCACAAGGATGGTAGACCGTGTTTTGATTAGATGCCTCTCTTCTCAGGTCTGAATGTGTCATTCCCACATTGTGTGTTTCCTTTCAACTATCTCCAGCGCTTGTATTACTCCTGCATCCCCAACAGTCGGATGGATCGTGCCTATTGGTGTTCTAAGACCTCGGACTATGACCGCGATTCTCAGTGGGAGTTTTGCACCACTTTGGGTAAGTAACACATTTTATACACCATTTGGTCATAGCGGTCCATGGAAACCTCAAACCTTCAGCCCTGTCCACACTTGGAAACGTGTCTGTAAATGGTTTGCAAAATGTTTGCTGTTTTTAAAGAGTTTGCAAGTTTTTAGAATGTTTGGAGATGCCAGAAGTAcagtgggtggacaaaaatatggaaaccctGTTccaaatgcatgccttaagttacatgggactATAAATCATATTTAAATAAGAcctgtagagaccgattttacaTGGAGAAAATATGACatagatgctgccgggcagaagtgaatatctgcccaagcaacaaggttccattggtcaactTCTGTTACCGgctggctcccaaaaccccctagagcagggcaagaggtgaagtaaacacaaatttggcaggaaagatTTCagtcaagcaggggtcaaaaggacagctcagtgctaatgattaaaatcccatacatttcatacagtgtttccacttttttgtccatcccctgtaGAATGTTTTGAAAACTTGTTATAGATGATTGTGTGTACTCAGATGGAGCATTTGAATTGCAGTTACTGGACGATCCCTTTTTAATAGGACCTCCTGGGGTAATACAACAACCAGACAGATACTTACCctttaaacaatttttcaattCTGCCGCAAAATCCGCAGTGCTCCCTGCGGTGTAATTCCGTCCCATGAGAAAGGTTCCTTAAAAAGTAACTAAAACACTAGTGGAAAAGTTACTCCCTTGCAGAACAAGTCAGGGTGCAAAACGTTAGGGTAAATTCACACAAATTCTGCAGGCATCCCACAGCAGGATACCTGCAGCAGTTTCGCTGGACGtctgcagtggccaaatctgcatcCATGTGGTACGGATTGGGCCACGTTTTAAAATGTGGTTCAACTGTGTAATTTACTCTTGTATTGCAAGGGATGAAATCCGGCAGCATAATTAGACTTGTTACAGACTCGTTGCAGGACATTTCCGCACCAGGCGCAAGAGTTTTCTACAATTTCTTCCttgtggcttgtactgtaaatgctgcagaatttgcaaagTGTTTACTGCCCGTGTGAATTTACCTTAAGGATTGTTGGGCAGCCCAAGGTGTGAAGGCAGATGACTCCTACAACCCGCACTCATCGGTCTGGTCAACACATAGTATATTAGATTTTCTTCACTCATTACCAGTGTAGCTCTGCTGGATCATCTGTGGCTTCAGactagtaatagagatgagcgaatatactcgtttccagtaattactcgatcgagcaccgcgattttcgagtacttccgtacttgggtgaaaagattcggggggcagggggaggcctctctctctccctctcccccccactccccgctgcaaccccccactcacccacggcgccccccgaatcttttttgcccgagtatgaaagtactcgaaaattgcggcgctcgggcgaaaaaggggagtggccgagtaggttcgctcatctctaattagtaatgATTAATTCTGCTCCTTTCTCTGTTACTCAGCTCTATACCCTTgaaaggggttctaccaagaaCAACCTTATCACCTATCTTATGCATAGGTGATAAGCCCCTCCTTACCCATGCCAAGAATAGAGGTGCCATGTCCCACTCCTCACAATGAGGTCACTGCACCTCTTGCAGTGTGAATGAGATTAACCGGAGTGGCGGTCTCACATGCGCAGCACCagcccattcattttcaatggaaatgctggagatagctgaggctgagcgcttgtactctgctattttagtcagccccattgaaataaatggaacagCACCATGCATTGTACAACCACCCCCCATTTAGTCTGATATCACTGTGGGCCGGGGCAGCGGTGATGAGAAGAGGGTGACTCAGGACCGCCACTGAGAAGACTTTTGTCTACCCTGCATAATCGCTGTTGCCTCCTGTATATACTTTGGCTCCAACCTTGTGAGGGGGACAAGGAAGAAGACCAAGAGCCGCAAAGACTAAGCAGAGTGACTTGTCACACCACTGTATCTGACTTGGCAGACAGGCTGAACCATATTGTTGCAATGACCCCGTTTATTTTATACAAAGCTGTTCCTGGAATACTTTACTGATGTGAGATTTTCCAAGCGGTATCTTTTATTAATGGAGCCCATAGGATTCAATGTTAACCAAGACCTCCAGAGGCCCCTCCACGTGAAAATGATGACTTCTAAAGATAAGAAAACTATTACAGAAGGCTAGGATACAGGCTGctattcagtttcatcccattgcttctagtctttccttgtacagatgagaatagggctgatccctctgcactgtgacagcccttcagatatttgtagacagctattaagtctccgctCAGCCATTTTTTTTGTGCTCAGAACTGTaaccagtattccagatgaggtctgactaaggaagagtagagggggataatgacctcacgtgatctagactctatgcttctcttaatacatcccagaattgtgtttgcctttttggctgctgcatcacattgttgactcatgttcagcctatgatttattagtatacccaagtctttgtcGCATTTGcttctgcttagcccaattcctcccattctgtatgtgctttcttcatttttctgcacatccaagtggaggaATATTTCAAGTGGGGTACAACAAGGCACTGAGTGTTGAAATGATctgcaggagggaattgaggggaaaattATCAAATTTGCTGGCAACACAAAGCTaagagagatagctaacactagggaagaaagaaagagcattcaaaaagatctagaaaagcttgcacagtgagcAGCGACTattagaatggtatttaacaagaggaaatgcaaagccctacatctgggcaagaaaaattaaaaaagccacatacagaatgggaggaattgggctaagcagcagctcatgtaaaaaagacttggatataccaatagatgatagactgaacatgagtcaacaatgtgatgcagcagccaaaaaggcaaacacaattctgggatgtattaagagaagcatagagtctagatcacgtgaggtcattatccccctctacagacctcatctgtaatactgtatccagttctgggcaccccactttaaaaaagacatagacaaactagaggaaGTTCAGAGAATGGatggatggtgagtggtctgcaaatcatgtcctgtgaggaatgattaagggatctgggaatgtttagcttgcagaaaagaaggctgagaggagacttaatagctgtctacaaatatctgaagggctgtcacagtgcagagggatcagccctattctcatctgcacaaggaaagaccagaagcaatgggatgaaactgaaagggaggagacacagattagatatcagacagtgagggggatcagtgagtggaacaggttgccacaggaggtggagagtttcttcttcaatggaagtcttcagaggctggacagactcTTTTGACAATTAGTACAAATAGCCTGAAGACGCATAACTATACAAGGTGAGTTTCTTATATGCATCTATTGATAACCTTGTGATCCGTTTGTGGTGTATGGCGCATGTAATATTTATGGGGCATCCATATGAACACTCACGTTTCCTTATAGGTGATCAGCCAAGACCTATTATTGCACAGTGCAATTTCCCTTTCATTTTTTTGAACAATCAATTCAACTCCTGTACCAAAGTGGGGAGATCTGATAACCAGCTCTGGTGCTCCACCACCCCGAACTATGATGAGGATGGGCACTGGATCTTCTGCAGCACGCCAGGTATGACTCCAAGCCTAGAGTGCATTAATTACAGGTACTGTCCACCACGTTTTCTCTCCTCTTTAGCCACAAGTTTTCACTCTGTTAAACCTCCCAGTATCTGTCTGAGCGGTCAGGATCCCTCATGCGACTCCGGCCATGATCCTAACATGGGCTGCATTTACATAGTGTTGTTTCTCTTGCACAGCTGATGTTTCAGAAAGCTCCAGGATTGGTCTAAAATGTCAAACAAGACTTTCTCTAATTTCTCACTGATGGATTAATGAATATATTTTGCATTTCTTTGAGTGCTGGATTCTATTTCAGCTTTTACAGCGTTCTagctcatgcacatggcagagccgagAGTATGTTGCTGCCCAGCCATCATGCACTGCCATACAGCCTCAGCATGCTAAGAGCTATTCTCCCTTAAATAGGGAAATCATAGAAGGAAACGAAACCAGCGCTCAGGGGTAAATCCTTCAATAATACAATATGGCATAACACTCAGAAGGAAAGATGTAACTTACCTCTGAGGGGGAGTTGTGGAACAAACGTCTGTATTACCCCCTTGTTCCAAGTTGACTCTATAGCAAATCACTGCacagacatgtcaggatacagGGCAAGTGCAAACGAACAACAAAGCCATTTATTGCCGAGGTAATGTGAGTACAAACATCAGGTCCAGAAAGCTGCAACGCATTTCAAAGATAAACTCACAGAAACAAGCAACTCCTTCTCAGGCAGAATATGGAATGGACAATAGAAGGAGTCCAGTTTTTATACATACCTGCATTGATGACAGTAAGAGAAAAAACACTAACATTTTGTGATGATGAGTGCTAATTATATGTAGACGAGGCCTCGGAGAAGAGAACAATGAGAAGCACTTAAATGATGTGTCCACGCTCTTCTATTTTATTGTTCCAatacaagaggttatatagtgtgaGAACCCCACAAAGTCTACAATTCAAACTttgcagcatgtgtgatacttctatcatagtaaaacattacaaaggttaattatgacaaagctgcatgctcaacgTCtaagaccctgttagtaaaactaCAATACGTGTCTTTTGAACATGTACGTCTTGCTATGCACAGAACACTACTGCATAAGAAATAATAAAATAGCAGCGTTAAAAGGGACGGCGCTCCAAGAACACAAACTTGTGTCAAAAGGTGGCGATCAAAAAGGTGAAGGACTCACCTGTGAGCTTGCGGTCACACTCTGACACGAGCTGACCACAAAATGGTGATGACAATCTTCAACAGGTAAAACTGTACTTCCATCATCCACCACAGTGGAGAGCAAACAGACCAGACACCAGAGGGCAAAGAGAAAAACCAAGGACTTCTGCTCACAGGATTTAGGTACAGTAAAACCTTCGAATTGGATGGAGGACTTACTACTATGGGGACCCTCCTTGAGTTAATGAAGCGTCGGTATCTGCGGCGCATGAATGTGATGTCCCTATCGACACAATGTGTATGAGCAGGACATATGGGTGATGATATTGAGAAAATGCCTTTAAAACTGTGGGCCAGGCATGTGGCAAACTGTGACCTGccaaaaaaacaagaagaaataaaACTCTGAGCCGCGTCACGTGTCCCGGAGCGTACGTACGCAAACCAGGAGCATCAGGAACGCCTCCTCGCATTCCATAGTGTGTTCCAAAGGAATAAAAAGGAAAATGTCACACGCGTGATAATGTGCTGACGTAAGACGGGTGACGCTGCCTTCCATAATTGTGTTCCACCAGGTTATGGAACGGAATAAAAAAGTTGTAAGAAAAAAGGATTTTAAAGgtctgccggagccggaagcccgcagggtggtaggaggaaggCAGTATGATAGGGTTAacagggaggagggggttaattagagtagaggatgccgggagggggtggagcttaggaAGAGGGGGTTAAATAGAGGGGTTAGAGCAGGGAAAGGCCATTACagcgtccagaagaagaggagaaagaagctgaagttagaagagcccagcggaccgaagagcccagcggaccgaagagcccagcggaccgaagaccccagcagTCCCAAAGAGCCCAGCAGACCTGAGGTGCCCAGCGGAGCTGAAGAGCGCAGCAGACGGCAGCGAGGCAAGAGGACTGAAGACCGGAGACCCGAGGTGCCGAAAAAGAAGCAGCGGAGGCAGTCCTaaaggagaagaaaagagaaagaagagccCGAAGACCAGCCACTTACCGGGAGAAGATGGAGGCGATCCTCGAGAAGATCCGGGCGGAGGCAGAAGAAAGGGGGCTGGACTGGCTTGTCCAGCTCTCCGGTAaagccctgggagcagcggcggtGTCCACAGCAGCGGCGGCAGAAGCGGGAGCAGCGGGAGCTCGAGCGGAGGCGGCGGGAGGTGCAGAGGCGGCTGCAGAGGTCCGGACCGCGGACCGGAGGCAGAGGACAggtgcggggccggcggcggcagcaccagcgggtCAGGCAAAAGAGCGGCCGCGGAGGGCGCGTGCACCCGAAAGATTGAGCCCTGAGCACGCTCCCTCACGCAGGCAGAGGCTGCGGAGTGCCTctccgcccccccacccccccccgtagtaggctccccccggcaacaccaacaggcagggggagcagggcGGGGAGGACTCCTGCCAAAAGACGAGGTGCGGCGGGCAGCGCGAGgtcccgtgctgagaggggggcggggccaagCGCTGCACAGAAAGCAAAGAGCCTGGAAGGTGTCAGGGGCTGCTCTCCCGGAGGTGCATCTGAGGGGGAGCAGCCCTGCAACAGTTCCAGTGACGGGCGGCCCGCGGTTTCTCGGGGTCCGGCGGCGGAGTCATCCGGAAGGCGTGCGGCAGCGACAGAGGTTGCCTACGTTTCTTCGGCACCAAGAAGATCAACGGCGGTTGGGGTCCCAGCGGAGCGGTCACAGCCCGGCGTTAGCAGAGTCCAGGAGGAACAGCGACAAGACGGgtcggcggctggtgggtccacagcccctacgcagccaggtgagtcaTGCTCTATGTCTGGTGTGTCCAGCAATGTTAGCCGCGTGGCGCATGCGGGGACTAGTAGTGGGGTATTTGCGGGGGGTAGCGCAGCGTTAACTAGCGCGCTAGGGGTAGGCGGCGAAGCAGGCGCATTGCTGGGGGTTGTATTAGAATTGTTGAGGAGGCAGGGGGTAGGTTACGCTCCGTCGCCTGTCACAG
This genomic interval carries:
- the LOC136587494 gene encoding seminal plasma protein HSP-1-like isoform X3 → MKLIRSSLLTVIITVQISEGLNVSFPHCVFPFNYLQRLYYSCIPNSRMDRAYWCSKTSDYDRDSQWEFCTTLGDQPRPIIAQCNFPFIFLNNQFNSCTKVGRSDNQLWCSTTPNYDEDGHWIFCSTPERSPDDMNSPDSIYENIEGKESKDTPPI
- the LOC136587494 gene encoding seminal plasma protein HSP-1-like isoform X2; translation: MKLIRSSLLTVIITVQISEGLNVSFPHCVFPFNYLQRLYYSCIPNSRMDRAYWCSKTSDYDRDSQWEFCTTLGDQPRPIIAQCNFPFIFLNNQFNSCTKVGRSDNQLWCSTTPNYDEDGHWIFCSTPGVRDGLWWSSRRGVSDNERSPDDMNSPDSIYENIEGKESKDTPPI
- the LOC136587494 gene encoding fibronectin-like isoform X1; translated protein: MKLIRSSLLTVIITVQISEGLNVSFPHCVFPFNYLQRLYYSCIPNSRMDRAYWCSKTSDYDRDSQWEFCTTLGDQPRPIIAQCNFPFIFLNNQFNSCTKVGRSDNQLWCSTTPNYDEDGHWIFCSTPVTTHSSNSNLPLVVALCLGLALLCVCIVGCCMKFQWIGVRDGLWWSSRRGVSDNERSPDDMNSPDSIYENIEGKESKDTPPI